From a single Raphanus sativus cultivar WK10039 chromosome 3, ASM80110v3, whole genome shotgun sequence genomic region:
- the LOC130510073 gene encoding F-box protein At2g35280-like translates to MEPNKRNPTRLDTLPDDMLRVIISKVGAASSSDYANTVLSCRSMNFGLDDPLIATTLCISPLVEQPRLADNYGKLMEQLLAADNLAAHYVKGIREYFLFDNQSLGLHHLRIASNGSHREATYLYGLLRMALGMVDEGKKIISELSEDVGVASVEKIWVKVQKSISDLPLRLKDEYVATYMKMKPDVNCHPAEVDTVCSGCFHAYLMYEFFDMVIGLNPVSATA, encoded by the coding sequence ATGGAGCCAAACAAGCGTAATCCAACACGTCTCGATACGTTGCCCGATGACATGTTGCGTGTCATCATATCAAAGGTCGGTGCCGCCTCCTCCTCCGACTACGCTAACACTGTGCTGTCATGCAGGAGCATGAACTTTGGTCTTGATGATCCTCTCATCGCCACAACCCTGTGCATATCCCCTTTGGTGGAACAACCCCGCCTTGCTGACAACTATGGCAAACTAATGGAGCAGCTTCTCGCAGCCGATAATCTTGCCGCTCATTATGTCAAGGGAATCCGTGAGTATTTCCTCTTTGATAACCAGTCCCTTGGACTTCACCACTTGCGTATTGCATCTAATGGGAGTCATAGGGAGGCAACGTACCTCTACGGCCTTCTTCGAATGGCCCTAGGAATGGTTGACGAAGGTAAGAAAATCATCTCGGAGTTATCTGAAGATGTTGGAGTTGCTTCCGTTGAGAAAATCTGGGTCAAGGTCCAGAAGTCCATAAGTGATCTGCCCCTGCGTCTGAAGGACGAGTATGTTGCTACGTACATGAAGATGAAGCCAGACGTTAACTGTCATCCAGCTGAAGTCGATACGGTCTGCTCCGGCTGCTTTCACGCTTACCTCATGTATGAGTTCTTTGACATGGTCATTGGTCTCAACCCAGTTTCCGCGACTGCATGA